One region of Halohasta litchfieldiae genomic DNA includes:
- a CDS encoding zinc ribbon domain-containing protein produces MPETTTTSESESPYCHSCGATVDPAANFCPQCGVTVSHPSRAAFCPGCGEAFDSDDEFCSQCGHPRSDSGGETDQSGSAHSQKTHEEFRQRVRNHVKAGWELDADYGDRVTLVDRNIGSLLLHALLLLTTYGVGNILYGWYHYMMCAETRYLSVDNQWPSDSSETDRSEGREPVVDSGFSKAFSYLIGSSLLFTGLFLSVLALSAGSLLGGVTALWLILGGIVFFPPAKRRLRNRHRLTKFGRLKTVDQRIIDPYEECEESCVVCGDDITGGLHRRRRDETVVAGIPVVPHEINHNYYCVDCARAEVGISESSTANGETERLSTAEMAEMAGETS; encoded by the coding sequence ACCCTGCGGCCAACTTCTGCCCACAGTGTGGAGTGACTGTCAGCCATCCCTCGCGGGCGGCCTTCTGTCCGGGCTGTGGCGAAGCCTTCGATTCCGACGACGAGTTCTGTTCGCAGTGTGGTCACCCACGGTCAGATTCAGGTGGCGAGACCGATCAGTCCGGCAGTGCTCACAGCCAAAAAACACATGAAGAGTTCCGTCAGCGCGTCAGAAATCACGTCAAAGCTGGCTGGGAACTCGACGCCGACTACGGCGACCGTGTCACGCTCGTCGACCGGAACATCGGCTCGCTTCTGCTCCATGCCCTGTTGCTGTTGACAACGTACGGTGTTGGCAACATCCTCTACGGCTGGTACCACTACATGATGTGCGCCGAAACGCGGTACCTCTCGGTCGACAACCAGTGGCCGTCCGACTCGTCGGAAACGGACCGATCCGAGGGCCGTGAGCCGGTGGTCGACTCGGGCTTCTCAAAGGCATTCTCGTATCTGATTGGGAGTAGCCTGCTGTTCACCGGGCTATTTCTGTCCGTGCTCGCACTCAGTGCCGGGAGCCTTCTGGGTGGAGTCACCGCTCTGTGGTTGATCCTCGGTGGAATCGTGTTCTTTCCGCCGGCAAAACGCCGGCTCCGCAACCGCCATCGCCTCACGAAGTTCGGTCGACTCAAAACGGTCGATCAACGCATCATCGACCCCTACGAGGAGTGCGAGGAGTCCTGTGTCGTCTGCGGCGACGACATCACCGGTGGTCTCCACCGGCGTCGACGCGACGAAACCGTCGTCGCGGGGATTCCGGTGGTTCCTCACGAGATCAACCACAACTACTACTGTGTCGACTGTGCGAGAGCCGAAGTCGGGATCAGCGAATCGTCGACTGCCAATGGGGAGACTGAGCGACTGTCGACTGCTGAGATGGCTGAGATGGCTGGCGAAACCAGCTAG
- a CDS encoding DUF5788 family protein, with product MKEYQRKQLLERVGRDGSTVGVQLPEAIDIQGEVLDLQSFVFEIKRRETVPPGERERVDQAKRNLRRERTERLGQIEDNEVSYEEGEELAESIIGIDRALNALEQLEPVDLEAEAQRQDAADQKRWTMFLKKALGHTDSSRRGGR from the coding sequence GTGAAGGAGTATCAACGCAAACAACTGCTCGAACGCGTGGGCCGGGACGGCTCGACGGTGGGTGTGCAGCTCCCCGAGGCCATCGATATTCAGGGCGAGGTGTTGGACCTCCAGAGCTTCGTGTTCGAGATCAAACGCCGAGAGACGGTGCCGCCGGGCGAACGCGAGCGCGTCGACCAAGCCAAACGCAACCTTCGCCGGGAGCGAACCGAACGCCTCGGGCAAATCGAAGACAACGAAGTGAGCTACGAGGAGGGCGAGGAACTGGCCGAATCGATTATCGGCATCGACCGCGCGCTCAACGCCCTCGAACAGTTGGAGCCGGTCGACCTCGAAGCCGAAGCCCAGCGCCAAGATGCGGCGGATCAGAAACGCTGGACGATGTTTCTCAAAAAGGCACTCGGTCATACGGATTCGAGCCGTCGGGGTGGGCGGTAG
- a CDS encoding alkaline phosphatase family protein: protein MGLFDRLRGDDAPRVAFIGIDGVPFTLLSEHKDRFPNFAALASEGSAGAIDSIVPPESSACWPALTTGVNPGETGVYGFQDRDIGSYDTYVPMGQDVQATRIWDRVTEEGRNASVFNVPVTFPPQRNVQRMVSGFLSPGVDKASQPDELREYLESNGYLIDVNAKLGHKEDKSEFMDHAHKTMDKRYETFEKYLKADDWDLFFGVFMTTDRVNHFLFKDYERDGENQEAFFEFYEQLDDYIGQIRDQLADDVTLVVASDHGFTSLDHEVHCNTWLQENGWLSYAADDHSELGDISDDTKAYSLIPGRFYINLEDREPRGSVPQDEYDEVRSELKAELEALEGPDGKKVCERVVEKEVAFRGDHDDIAPDLVAIPNHGFDLKSGFKGYEDVFGLGPRNGMHSFDNATLLVDDPDVSIEDADLFDIAPTILDLMDVEYGRTEFDGASLLK from the coding sequence ATGGGTCTGTTTGATCGGTTGCGCGGCGACGACGCACCTCGCGTCGCCTTTATCGGTATTGATGGCGTTCCGTTTACCCTCCTGTCGGAACACAAAGATCGGTTCCCGAACTTCGCGGCCCTCGCCAGCGAGGGCTCTGCGGGGGCAATCGACAGCATCGTGCCGCCGGAGTCGAGCGCCTGTTGGCCGGCCCTCACCACGGGTGTCAACCCCGGCGAAACCGGCGTCTACGGCTTCCAAGACCGGGATATCGGCTCCTACGATACCTACGTGCCGATGGGCCAGGACGTCCAGGCGACCCGGATCTGGGACCGTGTCACCGAGGAGGGCCGCAACGCCAGCGTTTTCAACGTCCCCGTGACGTTCCCCCCACAGCGTAACGTCCAGCGAATGGTCTCGGGCTTTCTCTCGCCCGGCGTCGACAAAGCCAGCCAGCCTGACGAACTCCGAGAGTACCTCGAATCCAACGGCTACCTGATCGACGTGAACGCCAAACTCGGACACAAGGAGGACAAATCCGAGTTCATGGACCACGCCCACAAGACGATGGACAAACGGTACGAGACGTTCGAAAAGTATCTCAAGGCCGACGACTGGGATCTGTTCTTCGGCGTCTTCATGACCACCGACCGGGTCAACCACTTCCTGTTCAAGGATTACGAACGCGACGGCGAGAACCAAGAGGCCTTCTTCGAGTTCTACGAACAGCTCGACGACTACATCGGACAGATTCGCGACCAGCTGGCCGACGATGTAACGCTCGTCGTCGCCTCGGATCACGGCTTTACCAGCCTCGACCACGAAGTACACTGCAACACGTGGCTCCAAGAGAACGGCTGGCTCTCCTACGCCGCCGACGACCACAGCGAACTCGGCGACATCTCCGACGACACCAAAGCCTACTCGCTGATCCCCGGTCGGTTCTATATCAACCTCGAAGACCGCGAGCCACGCGGAAGCGTCCCACAGGACGAGTACGACGAGGTTCGCTCGGAGCTCAAAGCCGAACTCGAAGCCCTCGAAGGGCCTGACGGCAAGAAAGTCTGTGAACGTGTCGTCGAAAAGGAGGTTGCCTTCCGTGGCGATCACGACGATATCGCCCCCGACCTCGTGGCAATCCCGAACCACGGCTTCGATCTCAAATCCGGGTTTAAAGGCTACGAGGACGTCTTCGGACTCGGCCCACGAAACGGGATGCACAGCTTCGACAACGCGACACTGCTGGTCGACGATCCGGACGTCTCCATCGAGGACGCCGATCTGTTCGACATCGCACCGACGATCCTCGATCTGATGGACGTCGAGTACGGCCGCACCGAGTTCGACGGTGCGAGCCTCCTGAAATAA
- a CDS encoding tubulin/FtsZ family protein: MKTVLVGVGQAGGKLTTALASFDEQMGFNAVRDALAVNTASADFQSIPLETLLIGQDQVNGHGVGGDNELGAKIMQDDLHQVMSALSSRISAETEAIFVVSGLGGGTGSGGAPVLASRLTEVYDIPVYGLGVLPGSNEGSLYQINAGRSLKTLAREADALLLIDNDAWKDSGESMSEGYAAINKNIARRVGILLGAGESPECVAESVVDSSEIINTLRSGGIASLGYASTPAAEDAAENINVITSTTRNAMLTGGSLPGATKADSALVIIAGESERISRKGVEKARKWVETETESMQVRGGDFPIESNRLASLILLGGVERSERIQRFMTRAEQAATEAAEVEKEAPDDPKETFQNDDLDGLF, translated from the coding sequence ATGAAAACTGTCCTCGTTGGTGTTGGGCAAGCCGGTGGAAAGCTCACCACAGCGTTGGCCTCCTTCGACGAACAGATGGGGTTCAACGCAGTTCGGGATGCCCTCGCAGTCAACACGGCCTCCGCAGACTTCCAGTCGATCCCCCTTGAGACGCTGCTGATCGGCCAAGATCAGGTCAACGGCCACGGTGTCGGCGGCGACAACGAACTCGGTGCGAAGATCATGCAGGACGACCTCCACCAGGTCATGTCCGCACTCAGCAGCCGGATCTCAGCCGAGACGGAGGCGATTTTCGTCGTAAGCGGGCTTGGCGGCGGCACCGGCTCCGGTGGCGCACCCGTGTTGGCCAGTCGACTCACCGAGGTGTACGACATTCCGGTGTACGGTCTCGGCGTCCTCCCTGGCTCGAACGAAGGGTCGCTCTACCAGATCAACGCCGGGCGGTCGCTCAAAACGCTCGCCCGTGAGGCCGACGCGCTCCTGTTGATCGACAATGATGCCTGGAAGGACTCCGGCGAGAGCATGTCTGAAGGGTATGCTGCGATTAACAAAAACATCGCTAGACGGGTTGGCATCCTGTTAGGTGCCGGTGAATCGCCCGAGTGCGTCGCAGAGAGTGTGGTCGACTCCAGCGAGATCATCAACACGCTCCGGTCGGGCGGTATCGCCTCGCTGGGCTATGCTAGCACGCCGGCCGCCGAAGACGCCGCTGAAAACATCAACGTCATCACGAGCACGACCCGCAACGCGATGCTGACTGGCGGGAGTCTGCCGGGAGCGACGAAAGCCGATTCGGCGCTCGTGATCATCGCTGGCGAATCCGAGCGAATCTCCCGAAAGGGCGTCGAGAAGGCCCGCAAATGGGTCGAAACCGAAACCGAGAGCATGCAGGTTCGCGGTGGGGATTTCCCCATCGAGAGCAACCGGTTGGCCTCGCTGATTCTGTTGGGTGGTGTCGAACGCTCCGAACGTATCCAGCGGTTCATGACTCGCGCCGAGCAGGCTGCCACGGAGGCCGCGGAGGTCGAAAAAGAGGCCCCCGACGACCCGAAAGAAACGTTCCAGAACGACGACCTCGACGGTCTCTTTTAG
- a CDS encoding DUF5791 family protein, with amino-acid sequence MLHTVADELSNPSASALQTAYEDRLRSVITTVGTETVVDESEIETDRIAALAEGSSPTLTATEAAAILAVDDETPDAEAIVLELRDHLLLGMTTSVLDVDTIAANIDVDLTAQEVQQAIEGRTEMTLSQLAAIQSVIDGWER; translated from the coding sequence ATGTTACATACCGTCGCCGATGAGCTATCGAATCCATCGGCATCCGCGCTGCAAACCGCCTATGAGGACAGACTCCGATCAGTGATCACGACAGTTGGAACCGAGACGGTTGTCGACGAAAGCGAGATCGAGACCGACCGCATCGCGGCCCTCGCCGAGGGCAGCTCACCGACACTCACAGCGACAGAGGCCGCCGCGATTCTCGCGGTCGACGACGAAACGCCGGACGCAGAGGCCATCGTCCTCGAACTCCGGGATCACTTGCTGCTGGGGATGACGACCTCAGTACTGGATGTCGACACGATTGCGGCGAACATCGACGTGGATCTCACCGCCCAAGAGGTCCAGCAGGCAATCGAGGGGCGGACCGAGATGACGCTTTCACAGCTGGCCGCGATCCAGTCAGTGATCGACGGCTGGGAGCGCTAG
- a CDS encoding NAD-dependent epimerase/dehydratase family protein, whose protein sequence is MVDRVAILGCGYIGIELGRQLTAAGYDVVGVRRSESGCAAIEDAGFEAHQADLTDPEAVSNLPDAEWVVFAASSGGRDAEAAQRIYVEALDSVIESYGERESPPDRLVYTSSTGVYGDHDGEFVDESTPLDPTTEKTRVLVEAERIARERSAEYGIDGTVARFSGLYGPNRYRLERYLEGPVTEGYLNMVHREDAAGAVGYLLIADRARDGVVLVTDDEPADKWTFADWLANECGVGNPPKETKQQRLTDDELSEAARRRILTSKRCSNGYLRELGYDLRYPTFREGYRAAVDAYRSENIE, encoded by the coding sequence ATGGTCGACCGCGTCGCCATTCTGGGCTGTGGCTACATCGGGATCGAACTCGGCCGCCAACTCACCGCGGCGGGCTACGACGTCGTCGGCGTTCGGCGCTCTGAGTCGGGCTGTGCGGCTATCGAAGACGCCGGTTTCGAGGCCCATCAGGCCGATCTCACCGATCCAGAGGCTGTCTCAAACCTCCCCGACGCCGAGTGGGTCGTGTTCGCGGCCTCCTCCGGTGGCCGGGATGCCGAGGCCGCCCAGCGAATCTACGTTGAGGCACTCGACAGCGTCATCGAGAGCTACGGCGAGCGCGAATCACCGCCGGATCGACTCGTCTACACGTCGAGCACCGGCGTCTACGGCGACCACGACGGCGAGTTCGTCGACGAGTCGACGCCCCTCGATCCGACAACCGAGAAGACCCGAGTGCTCGTCGAAGCCGAACGGATCGCCCGCGAGCGAAGCGCGGAGTACGGGATCGACGGCACCGTCGCCCGGTTTTCCGGACTCTATGGACCAAACCGCTACCGACTCGAACGCTATCTTGAGGGTCCAGTCACAGAAGGATACTTAAATATGGTCCACCGCGAGGATGCTGCCGGGGCGGTTGGCTATCTACTGATTGCCGACCGCGCGCGAGATGGGGTCGTGCTGGTGACCGACGACGAGCCAGCCGACAAATGGACGTTTGCCGACTGGCTGGCGAACGAGTGTGGCGTCGGCAATCCCCCAAAAGAGACCAAACAACAGCGACTTACCGACGACGAGCTCTCCGAAGCCGCACGTCGACGAATTCTCACAAGCAAGCGTTGTTCAAACGGGTATCTCCGTGAACTCGGGTATGATCTCCGTTACCCGACGTTCCGCGAGGGGTACCGCGCGGCAGTCGACGCCTACCGAAGCGAGAACATTGAGTAG
- a CDS encoding DHH family phosphoesterase: MGQVAVGGIFTVIEDLVGTQTELFVAIVAIAGAVGLAAIVYRWLRQSNGERFKQLLADQDAVTVLMHPNPDPDAMASATAVAALADQLDTEVTIQYSGQIRHQENRAFRTVLELELERIDHVTDLAAEAVILVDHNTPRGFSGAEGILPLAVVDHHPGEGTGELFTDVRTDYGSCSSIVAEYFEEIGAVPVPAEQHASETGSKYVLPSTAATGLLYGILSDTKNLTVGAAAVDFEAASYLYPGVDQNQLDRIANPEVDAEVLEIKARAIAGRRIKGSFAVCDVGPVSNADAIPQAADEIIRLEGVTAVVIAGEKDGTIHLSGRSRDDRVHMGRVLESVTEGISNASAGGHARMGGGQIAPQPQLSDGGEPIGSETVPREALVERLFSSMSGDV, from the coding sequence ATGGGGCAGGTAGCTGTCGGCGGGATCTTCACGGTGATCGAGGATCTCGTGGGGACACAAACCGAGCTGTTCGTTGCAATCGTTGCCATCGCCGGAGCGGTGGGACTGGCTGCAATCGTCTACCGATGGCTCCGCCAGTCGAACGGTGAACGGTTTAAGCAGCTCCTTGCGGATCAGGATGCAGTCACAGTGTTGATGCATCCGAACCCCGACCCCGATGCGATGGCCTCGGCAACGGCTGTCGCCGCTCTCGCCGACCAGCTCGACACCGAGGTAACGATTCAGTACTCCGGACAGATTAGACATCAGGAGAATCGGGCGTTTCGGACCGTACTCGAACTGGAATTAGAGCGTATCGATCACGTCACCGACCTCGCCGCGGAGGCCGTGATCTTGGTCGACCACAACACGCCACGCGGGTTCAGCGGGGCCGAGGGAATCCTGCCGCTGGCAGTGGTCGACCACCACCCCGGCGAGGGAACCGGTGAACTGTTTACCGACGTGCGAACCGACTACGGCTCCTGTTCGAGCATCGTCGCGGAGTATTTCGAAGAAATCGGTGCTGTGCCGGTGCCCGCTGAGCAACACGCCAGCGAAACCGGCAGCAAGTACGTCCTGCCGTCGACCGCCGCAACCGGACTCTTGTATGGCATTCTCTCGGATACCAAGAACCTGACCGTTGGGGCGGCGGCCGTGGATTTCGAGGCCGCCTCCTATCTGTATCCGGGCGTCGACCAGAACCAACTCGACCGAATTGCGAATCCGGAGGTCGACGCCGAAGTACTCGAAATCAAAGCCCGCGCCATCGCGGGTCGACGCATCAAGGGTTCGTTTGCGGTCTGTGATGTCGGCCCGGTCTCGAACGCGGATGCGATCCCGCAGGCCGCCGACGAGATCATTCGACTGGAAGGGGTAACCGCGGTCGTTATTGCCGGTGAAAAGGACGGCACGATCCACCTCTCGGGTCGCTCGCGGGACGACCGGGTCCACATGGGCCGGGTGCTCGAAAGCGTGACCGAGGGAATCTCGAACGCCAGTGCGGGCGGCCACGCACGCATGGGTGGCGGACAGATCGCTCCCCAACCGCAGTTGTCCGACGGCGGCGAGCCCATCGGCTCCGAGACCGTCCCGCGTGAGGCGCTGGTCGAGCGACTGTTTTCCTCGATGTCCGGCGACGTCTAA
- a CDS encoding aldo/keto reductase encodes MATADGTWGYRDRFGDSFGRTFFRRFPPGVCSSVGIGTYLGEPTDTVDDQYRAAIETALENGINHIDTAVNYRCQRSERVVGEVLESTDIDRDAIVVATKGGFLPFDGERPSDPGQYIREQFVEPGIVDSDTLVRGSHSLDPNFIDAMVDQSLSNLGVETIDCYYLHNPETQLLDVDPETVYDQLDEAFELLERRRAAGDIGVYGLATWQAFRVPQSHQQYLSLPEVLDRAAAAADRVGAAEHGLQAIQLPFNVDMADAFTVDAQPTDEGLVSTLEYAHDAGLSVVTSASIGQGDLSVALPPAVEAELSGDTVAQRAINFARSAPGVTTSLVGMRSVDHVAENVAAGTFDPLGAAAFDAVFE; translated from the coding sequence ATGGCAACCGCAGACGGAACGTGGGGCTACCGTGACCGGTTCGGCGACAGCTTTGGCCGCACCTTCTTCCGCCGGTTTCCGCCCGGCGTCTGTTCCTCGGTCGGCATTGGTACCTATCTGGGAGAGCCGACCGACACCGTCGACGACCAGTACCGTGCGGCCATCGAAACCGCACTCGAAAACGGCATCAACCATATCGATACCGCGGTCAACTACCGCTGTCAGCGCAGCGAGCGCGTCGTTGGCGAGGTTCTGGAGTCGACCGATATCGACCGCGATGCGATTGTCGTCGCAACGAAAGGTGGCTTCCTCCCGTTCGATGGCGAGCGACCCAGCGATCCCGGCCAGTATATCCGCGAGCAGTTCGTCGAGCCGGGGATCGTCGACTCCGACACGCTGGTTCGGGGCAGCCACTCGCTGGACCCGAACTTCATCGATGCGATGGTCGACCAGTCGCTGTCGAATCTGGGTGTCGAAACCATTGATTGTTATTACCTCCATAATCCGGAGACACAGCTGTTGGATGTCGACCCCGAAACCGTCTACGATCAACTCGACGAAGCGTTCGAACTGTTGGAACGCCGCCGTGCGGCGGGTGATATCGGCGTCTACGGGCTGGCGACGTGGCAGGCGTTTCGGGTGCCCCAATCCCACCAGCAGTATCTCTCACTGCCGGAGGTACTCGACCGCGCTGCAGCCGCCGCCGACCGCGTTGGCGCTGCGGAGCATGGGCTGCAGGCGATCCAACTGCCGTTCAACGTCGACATGGCCGACGCTTTCACGGTCGACGCACAGCCAACCGACGAGGGGCTGGTCAGTACGCTCGAATACGCCCACGACGCCGGGCTCTCCGTGGTCACCAGCGCGAGCATTGGTCAGGGCGATCTGTCGGTCGCGCTGCCACCGGCGGTTGAGGCCGAACTGTCGGGCGATACGGTCGCCCAGCGAGCGATCAACTTCGCCCGGAGCGCCCCCGGCGTCACCACCTCGCTGGTCGGCATGCGCTCTGTCGACCACGTCGCCGAAAACGTCGCCGCCGGAACGTTCGACCCGCTGGGAGCCGCGGCGTTCGATGCCGTCTTCGAATAG
- a CDS encoding methylglyoxal synthase — translation MRLALIAHDKKKDELMAFASDHESALSEADLMATGTTGKRLMEVTDLDIERKESGPLGGDMQIGSEIAEDDCDGVIFLRDPLTAQPHEPDISALLRLCDVHDIPLATNLASAELLVSQIFN, via the coding sequence ATGCGACTTGCACTGATTGCTCACGACAAGAAGAAAGACGAGCTCATGGCGTTTGCGAGCGACCACGAATCGGCGCTGTCGGAGGCTGATCTGATGGCGACCGGGACGACCGGGAAGCGACTGATGGAAGTAACCGATCTCGATATCGAGCGCAAGGAGTCCGGGCCGCTGGGTGGCGATATGCAGATCGGCAGCGAGATCGCCGAAGACGACTGCGATGGCGTGATTTTTCTTCGGGACCCGCTGACCGCACAGCCACACGAGCCGGATATTTCGGCACTGCTTCGGCTCTGTGACGTCCACGACATTCCGCTGGCGACGAATTTGGCCTCGGCGGAGCTACTCGTGAGCCAGATCTTCAACTAA
- a CDS encoding DUF7332 family protein, whose protein sequence is MFPRSAVVAVVCCFLLLTMPLTAAVGAQETTTGSSTTGTDSGTVDRCFVDDGYEFTIGTQGPEIRMVIHLSLLTNLGGPGALGVELSGSTGGPPIIELKTGVIFDGFESLSGFLNDPFGPFSIAYDYQFELPMFGSDVSYDDTETPIDGPVGNASCEFA, encoded by the coding sequence ATGTTCCCGCGGTCAGCAGTCGTTGCGGTCGTCTGCTGTTTTCTCCTCTTGACGATGCCGCTCACCGCGGCTGTCGGCGCACAGGAGACCACTACAGGCTCGTCGACCACTGGGACCGATTCGGGCACCGTCGACCGCTGTTTCGTGGATGATGGCTACGAGTTCACAATCGGCACGCAGGGGCCCGAAATTCGGATGGTGATTCATCTCTCGCTGTTGACGAACCTCGGCGGCCCGGGCGCACTGGGGGTCGAACTCTCGGGGTCGACTGGTGGCCCGCCGATCATCGAACTCAAAACCGGCGTCATCTTCGACGGCTTCGAGAGCCTCAGCGGGTTCCTCAACGACCCCTTCGGGCCGTTTTCGATAGCCTACGATTACCAGTTCGAGCTGCCAATGTTCGGTAGTGACGTCAGCTACGACGATACCGAGACGCCAATCGATGGCCCCGTCGGAAACGCCTCCTGTGAGTTCGCTTAA
- a CDS encoding endonuclease III domain-containing protein, with protein MPEEPVDNISGGASGGGQSTQFDPATAGTRAEAVVDRLGERYWQKAYGGQAAFECLVRTILSQNTSDTASQPAHDELMARYGGESVDLVDALADAEQSTLAETISGAGLYNQKSEVMIDAAIEIQAEFGSAAEFDSFVKDESPSVVRTRLLDIRGVGPKTADCVLLFAGGRGGVFPVDTHVHRIARRMGLDPPNADHEAVRAALEANVPAEKCGFGHTAMIQFGREYCTARKPACLDGPEACPLVDQCDQVGIDEINETAVDPVDTS; from the coding sequence ATGCCTGAGGAACCGGTCGACAACATCAGCGGCGGCGCCAGTGGCGGCGGCCAGTCGACGCAGTTCGATCCCGCAACTGCTGGGACGCGGGCCGAAGCAGTGGTCGACAGGCTGGGCGAACGCTACTGGCAGAAAGCCTACGGCGGCCAAGCCGCCTTCGAGTGTCTGGTCCGGACGATCTTGAGCCAAAATACCAGCGACACAGCGAGCCAACCCGCCCACGACGAACTGATGGCACGGTATGGGGGCGAGTCGGTGGATCTGGTCGACGCGCTGGCCGACGCCGAGCAGTCGACGCTTGCCGAGACGATCAGTGGAGCCGGACTCTACAACCAGAAATCCGAAGTCATGATCGATGCGGCGATAGAAATCCAAGCCGAGTTCGGGAGCGCGGCCGAGTTCGATTCGTTCGTCAAAGACGAGTCACCGTCGGTCGTCCGGACGCGACTGCTCGATATTCGTGGCGTGGGTCCGAAAACCGCCGACTGCGTGTTGTTGTTCGCTGGGGGTCGTGGGGGTGTGTTTCCGGTCGACACCCACGTCCACCGGATCGCCCGCCGGATGGGGCTGGATCCCCCTAATGCCGACCACGAGGCCGTCCGGGCGGCTCTCGAAGCAAACGTCCCGGCGGAAAAATGCGGCTTCGGCCATACGGCGATGATCCAGTTCGGCCGGGAGTACTGTACGGCCCGCAAGCCCGCCTGTCTCGACGGGCCGGAGGCCTGTCCGCTGGTCGACCAGTGTGATCAAGTAGGTATTGATGAAATCAACGAAACCGCAGTCGACCCTGTCGACACCAGTTAA
- a CDS encoding HPP family protein: MLELLVYWYQSTQRRLRRFERREIRAFRHWLEDPENLLHLSALVIVPLLVGGVTWLANASPVVSFLVYPPLAAGAYTLFSNPGGRYASPRRFVGGISAGAICGWLVLNFTGEYWTAVPLGDLRVNAGAAALGIFLTGVVTWAFSLEEPSAYSSALLVLVTGSNQLAYVGGIVVSSLIVAGVFLVWRRQFYEERAQYLFQSTHGDDQILVPIRSDASESLVLFAARLAAAHEAGKIVLMQTVSTETIAETEQKVEAEVEATTTEPVSEEDVTRTAEVQITETARQRLEALQELVESTVDVPCEFVVVAEDGSAGDTILETSAAENCDLIVSPYEADEGTPSRFVRTLLNGPTDTVVFRPASGRTTWHRILVMVRGPGEQANTMLNFAHRLVSTGRIAACSCISNATERRNAETMLDNLVESFAKPIETRIGYGPVEEFLQANASHYDLVIVGASNRRSVASRFFSTPTFEKIHTVDCDLAIVHRGR; the protein is encoded by the coding sequence ATGTTGGAGCTGCTCGTATACTGGTATCAGTCGACACAGCGTCGACTCCGTCGGTTTGAGCGGCGAGAGATACGAGCGTTCCGCCACTGGTTAGAGGACCCCGAAAACCTCCTTCATCTCTCGGCGCTCGTGATCGTCCCGCTGCTCGTCGGCGGCGTGACGTGGCTGGCGAACGCCTCTCCGGTCGTGTCGTTTTTAGTGTATCCACCGCTGGCTGCGGGGGCTTACACGCTATTTTCGAATCCGGGCGGCCGGTACGCCTCGCCACGACGATTCGTCGGCGGCATCTCAGCGGGGGCGATCTGCGGCTGGCTCGTCCTCAATTTCACCGGCGAGTACTGGACTGCCGTGCCGCTCGGCGACCTCCGAGTCAACGCCGGGGCCGCCGCCCTCGGCATCTTTCTGACCGGGGTCGTGACGTGGGCGTTCTCGCTCGAAGAGCCCTCGGCGTACTCCTCGGCACTGCTCGTCCTCGTCACCGGCTCGAACCAACTGGCCTATGTCGGTGGAATCGTCGTTTCGAGTCTCATCGTCGCCGGCGTGTTCCTCGTGTGGCGTCGACAGTTCTACGAGGAGCGTGCGCAGTATCTGTTTCAGTCGACCCACGGCGACGACCAGATCCTCGTGCCGATACGGAGCGACGCCTCCGAGTCGTTAGTGCTTTTCGCCGCGCGACTCGCCGCGGCCCACGAGGCCGGCAAGATTGTGTTGATGCAGACGGTGAGCACCGAAACGATTGCCGAAACCGAACAGAAGGTCGAAGCTGAAGTTGAGGCTACGACGACCGAACCCGTCTCCGAGGAGGACGTCACTCGCACGGCGGAAGTCCAAATCACCGAGACAGCTCGCCAGCGACTCGAAGCGCTCCAAGAACTGGTCGAATCTACCGTCGACGTCCCCTGTGAGTTCGTGGTCGTCGCCGAAGACGGCTCGGCTGGGGATACAATTCTCGAAACCTCCGCGGCCGAAAACTGTGATCTGATCGTCAGCCCCTACGAGGCCGACGAGGGAACACCCAGCCGGTTTGTCAGAACGCTTCTCAACGGGCCGACCGACACCGTCGTCTTCCGGCCCGCAAGTGGACGAACCACGTGGCACCGCATCCTCGTGATGGTTCGCGGACCGGGCGAGCAGGCAAACACGATGTTGAATTTCGCCCATCGCCTCGTGTCGACCGGACGCATCGCGGCCTGTAGCTGTATCTCGAACGCCACCGAACGCCGGAACGCCGAAACGATGCTCGACAACCTCGTCGAATCGTTTGCCAAACCCATCGAAACCCGGATCGGCTACGGGCCGGTCGAAGAGTTCCTCCAAGCCAACGCCTCACATTACGATCTGGTGATTGTCGGCGCAAGCAACAGGCGGAGTGTCGCCTCACGGTTCTTTTCGACGCCCACCTTCGAGAAAATTCACACCGTCGACTGCGATCTCGCTATCGTCCACCGCGGACGTTAG